The Micromonospora violae DNA segment AGTGGGACGGCGAAACCGCCGGTGCCGCCGCCCACGTCCAGCACGGTGAGCTCGGCGTCGCCGCGCCGGTCCAGTTCGGCGCGCAGCACCGACCAGATCACGGCGGTGCGGGGTGTCAGCGGCGGCTCGGCGAACCGGCCTCGGGTCTGCTCCACCCGGTCGAGCCTAGTCACCCGGCCCGGTGATGGTGCGGGCGTGTGGTGGGTGCCCACCACACGCCCATCGGTGCGTGGCGCGGGCTCCGGTCAGGCCTCGGTGCCCTCGGCCTCGTCCTCCGCGCGGGACCGGCGCTCGTTGGCCACCGGACCGTTGGTCACCTCGTACTCGCGGGGGTCGGCGAGGTGCGCCGGCACCCAGCCGGTGCCCAGTCGGGTCCGCCGGGCGTTGGCGATTCCACCTGTGTACGCGTGATTTCCCGTCACTGTCGTTCCCCCTCACGGATCACGGGCCGCTCTGCCCGCTCGGGACGAGTCTCCCGCTCGACGGCTCGGGAAACCGTAATGTGGATCACTGAATCAGCGGAAGTCACGGGAGGCGGGACTCACCGGCGGCTCGATGGCGTCCAGTCGGTCGGCGACCAGATTGGTCACCCCCTCGTGCCGCTGCAACCGCCCCCGGACCACCAGCGCGGCGCTGGTCCGCGCCACCCGCCGGTAGCGCTGCCACAGACCCGGCGAACAGGTGACGTTGAGCATCCCCGTCTCGTCCTCCAGGTTGAGGAAGGTGACCCCGCCCGCGGTCGCCGGGCGTTGCCGGTGGGTGACGATGCCACCGACCCGGATCCGTTGCCCCGGCTCCACCCGGCCGAGCCGGGCGATCGGCACCGCGCCGAGCACGTCGAGCTGACCCCGGATGAACCGGGCCGGATGGCTCTCCGGCGACAACCCGGTGGCCCACACGTCGGCGACCAGCCGGTCCACCGCCTCCATTCCGGGCAGCGTGGGCGCCGCCGCGCCGGTCACTGTGCCCGGCAGCCGACCCGGCCGGTCCTGGGCCGCCGCCCCGGCGGCCCACAGCGCCTGCCGTCGGGTCAGCCCGAAACAGGCGAAGGCGTCCGCGGTGGCCAACGCCTCCAACTGCGCGGCGGTGAGACCGAGCCGCCGGGCCAGATCCGGCATGTCCCGGTACGGCCCACCGGCGACCCGTTCGGCCTCGATCCGTTCGGCCACCTCGGCCCCGAGGGTCCGCACGCTGGACAGGCCGAGCCGGACGGCGGGGCCGCCCAGCCCCCAGGCGTGTGGTGGCTCCCCCGGCCCGCTGCCCCACCGGGTCTCCGGGGTGGACTCCAACACCGCCAACGCCCCACTGGCGTTGATGTCCGGACGACGGACCTCCACCCCGTGCCGGCGGGCGTCGTCGACCAGGGTCTGCGGCGAGTAGAAACCCATCGGCTGGGCGTTGAGCAACGCGGCCAGGAACGGCGCCGGGTGGTAACGCTTGAGCCAGGAGCTGGCATAGACCAGGTAGGCGAAGCTCATCGCGTGGCTCTCCGGGAAGCCGTAGCTGGCGAACGCGGTGAGCTTGCGGTAGACGTCGTCGGCCAGCTCACCGGTGATGCCCCGCTCGGCCATCCCGGCGTAGAGCCGGTCGGCGATCCGGGTCATCCGCTCCACCGACCGTTTGGCGCCCATCGCCCGGCGCAGCTGGTCGGCCTCGGCCGCGTCGAAGCCGGCCAGGTCGATGGCGAGCTGCATCAGCTGCTCCTGAAACAGCGGCACACCCAGGGTCTTCTCCAGCGCGTTGCGCATCAGCGGATGCGCGAAGGTCACCGGCTCCTGGCCGTTCTTGCGCCGGATGAACGGGTGCACCGACCCGCCCTGGATCGGGCCGGGCCGGATCAGCGCCACCTCGATCACCAGGTCGTAGAACTCGCGGGGCTTGAGCCGGGGCAGGGTGGCCATCTGGGCCCGGCTCTCCACCTGAAACACCCCGACCGAGTCGGCCCGGCAGAGCATGTCGTAGACCTCCGGGTCGTCCAGGGTCATGTCGCCCAGGTCGAGCCGGGACCCGATCATGTCGTAGCCGTAGTGCAGGGCGGAGAGCATGCCCAGGCCGAGCAGGTCGAACTTGACCAGGCCCACCGCGGCGCAGTCGTCCTTGTCCCACTGCAGGACGCTGCGTCCGGGCATCCGCCCCCACTCCACCGGGCAAACCTCGATCACCGGCCGGTCGCAGATCACCATGCCACCGGAGTGGATGCCCAGGTGCCGCGGGAACGTCTGCAACTCGTTGGCGTACGCCACCACCTGCTCGGGGATGTTCTCCACATCGACCGTGGCGACCGAGCCCCACCTATCGATCTGCTTGCTCCAGGCGTCCTGCTGCCCCGGCGAGTAGCCGAAGGCCTTGGCCACGTCCCGCACGGCCGACCGGGGCCGGTAGGAGATGACGTTGGCGACCTGGGCGGCGTGCTCCCGGCCGTAGCGGGTGTAGACGTGCTGGATCACCTCCTCCCGGCGGTCGGACTCGATGTCCACGTCGATGTCGGGTGGGCCGTCCCGTTCCGGGGCGAGGAACCGCTCGAAGAGCAGTTGGTGCCGGACCGCGTCCACATTGGTGATCCGCAACGCGTAACAGACCGCCGAGTTCGCCGCCGAACCCCGACCCTGGCAGTAGATGTCCTGGTCACGGCAGAACGTGACGATGTCGTAGACCACCAGGAAGTAACCGGGGAAACCCAGCTCCTCGATCATGTTCAGTTCGTGGTCGAGTTGCGCGTACGCCGCCGGGTGCGCCTGCGGTGGCCCGTAGCGCTCGTGTGCCCCGTCAGCGGTCAGCTTCCGCAGCCAGCTCATCTCGGTGTGCCCCGGCGGCACCGGGTACGCCGGTAGCTGCGGCGCGACGAGCTGAAGGTCGAAGGCCAGCTCGGCGCCGAACTCGGCGGCCCGCGCCACCGCACCCGGGTACGCGGCGAACCGGGCCGCCATCTCCGCGCCGCTGCGCAGGTGGGCGGTGGCCGCCGCGGGCAACCACCCGTCGATCTCGTCCAGGCTGCGGCGGGCCCGGACCGCGGCGACGGTGGTGGCCAGCCGACGCCGCCCAGGGCTGGCGTAATGCACGTTGTTGCTGGCCACCGTCGGCAACCCGGCCGCGGCGGCCAGGTCGGCGAGCGCGTCGTTGCGGTCGGCGTCCACGGGATGACCATGGTCGGTCAGCTCCACCGCCACCGTCTCCGCGCCGAAGAGCGTGGTCAGCCGATCCAACTCGCGGGCCGCCGCGTCCACCCCCTCGGTGAGCAGCGCCCCCGGCACGTGCCCCTTGCGGCAGCCGGTCAGCACCAGCACATGGTCACGCAGCTCGGCGGCGACCTCCTCCAGGTCCCCGTACTCCGGGCGGCCCTTCTCCCCGCCGCGTAGCTGAGCCCGGGCGATGGTGGTAGCCAGCCGGGCGTACCCCTCGTGGCCGTGCGCGAGCACCAACAGGTGCGCGCCGTGCGGGTCAGGCTCGCCGTTCTGCGGACCGGGCAGGCCGAGGGACAGCTCCGCACCGAAGATCGTCGGCAGACCCAGCGTACGAGCCGCCTCGGCGAAGCGGACCACCCCGTAGAAGCCGTCGTGGTCGGTGACGGCGAGCGCGGTGAGCCCCAGCCGGGCCGCCTCCTCCGCCATCTCCTCCGGGTGACTGGCGCCGTCGAGGAAGCTGAAGTTGGTGTGCGCGTGCAGCTCCGCGTAGGGCACCACGCCGTCGGGGCGGGTCAGCTCCGGCGGCTGGTACTGCTCGCGGCGGCGGCTCCAGGCCGGGGAGTCACCGCCGTCGGCGTCCACGGCGAGCGGGTCCACCACGTGCAGGTGCCGCTCACCCCGGCTCCCCCGCTTGTCGCCGGCCCGGCCGGAGAGCACGCGTTCCAGCTCCGACCAGGGCATCTTCGGGTTGTGAAAGCTCATCCGGCCGCTCCGGCCGTGCTGCTCGGCCCGGTACTGCTCGGCCGAGGGACGCTGGGCGACCGGGTCGACGACGAACACGACGGCGGTCGCCCCGCCGACGGCGGGAGGTGCGATGAGCGTGATGACTCACAGGCATCAAGATGTCTGTGAGTCATCACGCTCATCAGGACATCTGCTCCCCGGCCAGCGCGGAGCCAGCCGACGCCGGGCAGGGATCGACCTGACTCAGTCATAGATCGCCTCCACCAACCACTGCCCCGACTCCACGGCCAGCAGCAGGGCAGCACCGTCGGCCAGGCTGACCTGGAACCGGGCCCGGCGGCGGGCCTCGGCCGGCGCCCACCAGCGCTCGTCCACCGGCCACGGGCCGGCCCAGCCCACGATCTCCGCTGGCTGACCGGTGCCGACCACCAGTCGGGCGGGCGCGGCGCTCACCGCCAACCGAGCGCTGATCACCACCGGCTCGCCAGCGGCGTCGTGCACCGTCGCCGCGAGCGGGCTGGGCAGCACCACCGCCGGCGCGGGGGCCGGCAGCCGGCCCGGCCACGGCGGAGCGCCCTCACCTCGGCCGGTGGCCGGATCGGCGCCAGCCGGCGGGCCGGGCCGGGCGGGGAGGCGTTCGTCGCCCCACGGCACCAGTCGCACCTGATCGGCCGGGGAGCGCCCACCACCGAGCACCGCGGTGACCACCGCTTCCGGCCCGAGGATGCCCTGCACCCGGCTCAACGCCCGGTGCGCGCGCTCCCGCTCCTCGCCGGTCTCCCCCCAGAGGCCGGCCTGTAGACCGGCCTGGGCGATCACCCCGTCCGGGATCAGGCGCAACCGGATGATGCCGGCCGTCGGTCGCGTCGGTCGGGCACCGGCACGGCCGTTGCTGCCGGAGAGCCACCCGTCGAGCTGCCAGCGCACCCGGTCGGCGATGGCCGCCGCGGTGAGCAGGCCGTCGTGCCGCCACACCCGGTGCAGCTCCTGCCCGTGCTCGGTGACCGCCTCGATGCCCAGCCGGGTGCAGGCCAGCCCGTGCCCGGCCAGCCGCTCGTGCAGTTGCTCGGCCAGCGCCCGGGCCACGAACGCCGCCGCGTCGACCCGGTCGATCGGCTCGTCGTGCTCCGCCGTCACCGTCAGGTCGGCCGGCGGCTGCCGGACGGCGAGTGGGCGGTGGTCCCGCCCGGCGGCCAGTCGATGGGCCAACGCGCCGTCGAACCCGAACCGGGCCAACACGTCGCCGGCCGGCAGGGCGGCGAAGTCGCCGAGGGTTCGTACCCCCAACCGGCGCAGCAGGTCGGCCAACGCCGACCGGCCGAGCGCCTCGACCGGCAACCCGGCCAGGAACTCCGGTGTCCCGCCCGGTGCCACCACCCGGCCAGCCCGAGCGGCCAACCCGGCCGCGAACACCCCGTCGGCGATGCCGACCTGGCTCTCCACCAGGCACGACTGGGCCACGTGCTCGATGATCCGCTCGGCGGCCGCCTCCTCGCCGCCGAGGTAACGGCCCGGCCCCCGGGCGGCCACCGCGCAGGCGCCCGGACGGACCACCTCGACGCCGGCGACCAACTCCTCCACCGCGGCCACCACCGGCTCGAACGCCCGGGCGTCCCGGCCCGGGTCGTACTCCACGACGGTGAGCTGTGGGCAGCGACCCTGCGCCTCCCGCTTGCGCAGCCCTCGACGCACCCCCTCGGCGCGGGCCCGCTCGGAGCAGGCGACCACCCGGTTGGCGTGCAGCACGGCGACCGGGCCGGTCGCCGGCACCCCGTCGACGATCTCGGCGGCGAGCACCGGCCAGTCCGGGCACCACAGCAGCAGAGTCCGTGCCGGTGTGCCGGTCACTCTCGACCGACCAGGGCGAGTGG contains these protein-coding regions:
- a CDS encoding error-prone DNA polymerase, with the protein product MSFHNPKMPWSELERVLSGRAGDKRGSRGERHLHVVDPLAVDADGGDSPAWSRRREQYQPPELTRPDGVVPYAELHAHTNFSFLDGASHPEEMAEEAARLGLTALAVTDHDGFYGVVRFAEAARTLGLPTIFGAELSLGLPGPQNGEPDPHGAHLLVLAHGHEGYARLATTIARAQLRGGEKGRPEYGDLEEVAAELRDHVLVLTGCRKGHVPGALLTEGVDAAARELDRLTTLFGAETVAVELTDHGHPVDADRNDALADLAAAAGLPTVASNNVHYASPGRRRLATTVAAVRARRSLDEIDGWLPAAATAHLRSGAEMAARFAAYPGAVARAAEFGAELAFDLQLVAPQLPAYPVPPGHTEMSWLRKLTADGAHERYGPPQAHPAAYAQLDHELNMIEELGFPGYFLVVYDIVTFCRDQDIYCQGRGSAANSAVCYALRITNVDAVRHQLLFERFLAPERDGPPDIDVDIESDRREEVIQHVYTRYGREHAAQVANVISYRPRSAVRDVAKAFGYSPGQQDAWSKQIDRWGSVATVDVENIPEQVVAYANELQTFPRHLGIHSGGMVICDRPVIEVCPVEWGRMPGRSVLQWDKDDCAAVGLVKFDLLGLGMLSALHYGYDMIGSRLDLGDMTLDDPEVYDMLCRADSVGVFQVESRAQMATLPRLKPREFYDLVIEVALIRPGPIQGGSVHPFIRRKNGQEPVTFAHPLMRNALEKTLGVPLFQEQLMQLAIDLAGFDAAEADQLRRAMGAKRSVERMTRIADRLYAGMAERGITGELADDVYRKLTAFASYGFPESHAMSFAYLVYASSWLKRYHPAPFLAALLNAQPMGFYSPQTLVDDARRHGVEVRRPDINASGALAVLESTPETRWGSGPGEPPHAWGLGGPAVRLGLSSVRTLGAEVAERIEAERVAGGPYRDMPDLARRLGLTAAQLEALATADAFACFGLTRRQALWAAGAAAQDRPGRLPGTVTGAAAPTLPGMEAVDRLVADVWATGLSPESHPARFIRGQLDVLGAVPIARLGRVEPGQRIRVGGIVTHRQRPATAGGVTFLNLEDETGMLNVTCSPGLWQRYRRVARTSAALVVRGRLQRHEGVTNLVADRLDAIEPPVSPASRDFR
- a CDS encoding DNA polymerase Y family protein; this encodes MTGTPARTLLLWCPDWPVLAAEIVDGVPATGPVAVLHANRVVACSERARAEGVRRGLRKREAQGRCPQLTVVEYDPGRDARAFEPVVAAVEELVAGVEVVRPGACAVAARGPGRYLGGEEAAAERIIEHVAQSCLVESQVGIADGVFAAGLAARAGRVVAPGGTPEFLAGLPVEALGRSALADLLRRLGVRTLGDFAALPAGDVLARFGFDGALAHRLAAGRDHRPLAVRQPPADLTVTAEHDEPIDRVDAAAFVARALAEQLHERLAGHGLACTRLGIEAVTEHGQELHRVWRHDGLLTAAAIADRVRWQLDGWLSGSNGRAGARPTRPTAGIIRLRLIPDGVIAQAGLQAGLWGETGEERERAHRALSRVQGILGPEAVVTAVLGGGRSPADQVRLVPWGDERLPARPGPPAGADPATGRGEGAPPWPGRLPAPAPAVVLPSPLAATVHDAAGEPVVISARLAVSAAPARLVVGTGQPAEIVGWAGPWPVDERWWAPAEARRRARFQVSLADGAALLLAVESGQWLVEAIYD